In Streptomyces sp. NBC_00878, a single window of DNA contains:
- the arfB gene encoding alternative ribosome rescue aminoacyl-tRNA hydrolase ArfB — MSGPYVIRGSVSLPEAELMWRFSRSSGPGGQHVNTSDSQVELRFDLAKTEALPPVWKERALAKLAGRLVDGVVSVRASEHRSQWRNRETAAVRLASLLAEASAPPPRPRRATRIPRGINERRLREKKQRGDMKRGRSGRDWT; from the coding sequence ATGTCCGGTCCCTATGTCATCCGTGGCTCCGTCTCGCTGCCCGAGGCCGAGCTCATGTGGCGTTTCTCGCGCTCCTCCGGGCCGGGCGGGCAGCACGTCAACACGTCCGACTCACAGGTCGAGCTGCGCTTCGACCTGGCGAAGACGGAGGCGCTGCCGCCGGTGTGGAAGGAGCGGGCCCTCGCCAAGCTGGCCGGGCGGCTCGTCGACGGCGTCGTCAGCGTGCGCGCCTCCGAGCACCGTTCCCAGTGGCGCAACCGCGAGACCGCGGCCGTCCGGCTCGCCTCGCTGCTCGCCGAGGCCAGCGCCCCGCCGCCGAGGCCCCGTCGCGCCACCCGGATTCCCCGCGGGATCAACGAGCGTCGGCTGCGCGAGAAGAAGCAGCGCGGAGATATGAAGCGCGGGCGCTCCGGTCGCGACTGGACCTGA
- a CDS encoding TerD family protein — protein sequence MAVSLSKGGNVSLTKEAPGLTAVTVGLGWDVRSTTGTDFDLDASAIAVNPAGKVYSDAHFVFFNNKQTPDQTIVHTGDNRTGEGAGDDEAINVNLAGLPADVDKIVFPVSIYDAETRSQNFGQVRNAYIRIVNQAGGTEIARYDLSEDAATETAMVFGELYRNGAEWKFRAVGQGYASGLTGIAQDFGVNV from the coding sequence ATGGCTGTAAGCCTGTCCAAGGGTGGCAACGTCTCGCTCACCAAGGAGGCTCCGGGCCTGACCGCCGTCACCGTGGGCCTCGGCTGGGACGTCCGCAGCACCACGGGTACCGACTTCGACCTGGACGCCTCGGCCATCGCGGTCAACCCCGCGGGCAAGGTCTACTCGGACGCCCACTTCGTCTTCTTCAACAACAAGCAGACCCCGGACCAGACGATCGTCCACACGGGCGACAACCGCACGGGCGAGGGCGCCGGCGACGACGAGGCGATCAACGTCAACCTGGCCGGCCTCCCGGCCGACGTCGACAAGATCGTCTTCCCGGTCTCCATCTACGACGCGGAGACCCGCTCGCAGAACTTCGGCCAGGTCCGCAACGCGTACATCCGCATCGTCAACCAGGCCGGCGGCACGGAGATCGCCCGCTACGACCTCTCGGAGGACGCGGCCACGGAGACGGCCATGGTCTTCGGCGAGCTGTACCGCAACGGCGCGGAGTGGAAGTTCCGCGCGGTGGGCCAAGGCTACGCCTCCGGCCTGACGGGCATCGCCCAGGACTTCGGCGTCAACGTCTGA
- a CDS encoding DUF5753 domain-containing protein, translated as MGKRLREIRQAAGFTTARALAARAGWHESKSSRIENGVTLPSETDIRVWAEVCCAEDQVPELIATARGIEEMYVDWRRLERAGLRHVQESVLPLYERTHRFRFYQSWVVPGLLQTPGYTCSVLETVASLREAPGDVADAVAARMARQHILHSAGRRFAFLVEEWVLRTVIGNSETMAAQLGRLITTASFPSVSLGVIPMGVPRGRAWPTESFSIFDDDQVGVELVSAHLNVRQPVGIVEYVRTFAELAGIAVDGAQARKLITSAIDALE; from the coding sequence TTGGGCAAGCGGCTTCGGGAGATCCGCCAAGCGGCAGGATTCACCACGGCACGGGCGCTCGCTGCCCGTGCCGGCTGGCATGAGTCCAAGTCCTCGCGCATCGAGAACGGAGTAACTCTCCCCTCAGAAACCGACATTCGTGTCTGGGCCGAAGTGTGCTGTGCGGAGGATCAGGTCCCAGAGCTGATCGCCACGGCTCGCGGCATAGAGGAAATGTATGTCGACTGGCGGCGCCTGGAGCGTGCGGGCCTGAGGCATGTGCAGGAGTCCGTTCTACCGCTCTATGAGCGCACGCACCGGTTCCGCTTCTACCAGTCGTGGGTCGTCCCCGGGTTGTTGCAGACGCCGGGCTACACCTGCTCGGTCCTGGAGACCGTCGCTTCTCTTCGTGAGGCTCCAGGGGACGTTGCTGATGCCGTGGCCGCGAGGATGGCACGCCAGCACATTCTCCACTCTGCCGGTCGTAGGTTCGCATTCCTCGTTGAAGAGTGGGTTCTTCGTACCGTCATCGGTAATAGCGAGACCATGGCGGCTCAGCTGGGTCGGCTCATTACTACCGCTTCATTTCCCTCGGTAAGTCTCGGCGTCATTCCGATGGGTGTTCCTCGCGGGCGTGCCTGGCCGACCGAGTCGTTCTCGATCTTCGATGACGACCAGGTCGGCGTGGAGCTGGTCAGTGCGCACCTCAACGTGCGTCAACCGGTCGGGATTGTCGAGTACGTGCGGACGTTCGCCGAGTTGGCGGGGATCGCGGTCGACGGAGCCCAGGCGCGGAAGCTGATCACGTCTGCCATCGACGCGCTTGAGTGA
- a CDS encoding DUF6879 family protein → MAEEPTFDELFRLAKRSAVHLEMRDGYMQSDPEYVAWREGAREKSRYLDQETSSWLALMREITGRGVVVRRSRIVSEPVTDYIRFEHHVTAGNIEAGEQVRWLPRRRASDLALPGNDFWLFDDSLVVFLHFTGDGELSPEGDEERTSDEAVVRLCAEAFEAVWERAVPHDEYRLS, encoded by the coding sequence GTGGCGGAGGAGCCCACGTTTGACGAGCTTTTCCGGCTGGCCAAGCGGTCTGCGGTGCATCTTGAGATGCGGGACGGCTACATGCAGTCGGATCCGGAGTACGTCGCCTGGCGCGAGGGGGCCCGCGAAAAGTCCCGCTATCTCGATCAGGAGACCAGTTCCTGGCTTGCACTGATGCGCGAGATCACCGGTCGAGGAGTGGTGGTGCGACGATCTCGGATCGTCTCGGAGCCGGTCACTGACTACATTCGCTTCGAGCATCACGTGACGGCTGGAAACATCGAGGCGGGAGAACAGGTTCGCTGGCTTCCTCGGCGACGGGCCTCGGATCTGGCGCTGCCGGGGAACGACTTCTGGCTGTTCGACGACAGCCTCGTCGTCTTCCTGCACTTCACGGGTGACGGAGAACTCTCACCTGAGGGTGATGAAGAACGGACGTCGGATGAGGCCGTGGTCAGGCTGTGTGCCGAGGCCTTCGAAGCCGTCTGGGAGCGCGCTGTTCCGCATGACGAATACCGGTTGTCCTGA
- a CDS encoding DUF5753 domain-containing protein has protein sequence MTKPRQPHGKWDELLHEGTGPVQDEFLELVRRTQDSRHYCANIVWGNLQTADYARAVFQRVIDFHGTPDDVEAGVARRTARAQFIGQDGRTYRTLLGEQALRTNLGGTDVMRGQLTHLLEDLEMPGLKLGVIPARAEIDLYPGNSFSIFDGIQVEVETFSAGLTITDKDEVAVYEKAFGLLERSAVYGQEARNTPQTRALIETELSSLS, from the coding sequence ATGACGAAGCCAAGGCAGCCGCACGGCAAGTGGGACGAACTGCTCCACGAGGGAACCGGGCCGGTGCAGGACGAGTTCCTGGAACTGGTCCGCAGGACACAGGACTCCCGTCACTACTGCGCCAACATCGTTTGGGGCAACCTCCAGACCGCCGACTACGCCCGAGCCGTATTCCAGCGGGTCATCGATTTCCACGGGACCCCCGACGACGTCGAGGCCGGTGTGGCACGCCGGACGGCCCGCGCCCAGTTCATCGGGCAGGACGGCCGCACATACCGCACCCTGCTCGGCGAACAGGCTCTGCGTACGAACCTCGGCGGTACGGACGTGATGCGGGGCCAGCTCACCCACCTCCTGGAGGACCTCGAAATGCCGGGCCTGAAGCTGGGCGTCATCCCAGCACGGGCAGAAATCGACCTCTACCCAGGGAACTCGTTCTCGATCTTCGACGGAATCCAGGTGGAGGTCGAGACGTTCTCAGCCGGTCTCACCATCACGGACAAGGACGAGGTGGCCGTCTACGAGAAGGCGTTCGGCTTGCTTGAACGGTCGGCGGTCTATGGGCAGGAGGCTCGCAACACACCGCAAACAAGGGCCCTGATCGAGACGGAGTTGAGCTCCCTCTCCTGA
- a CDS encoding DUF397 domain-containing protein, with amino-acid sequence MSLQWQKSSFSGIDAEDCVELAHHEGQILIRESDAPDKVITAIPARLQALLGALKAER; translated from the coding sequence ATGTCGCTCCAGTGGCAGAAGTCCTCCTTCTCGGGAATCGACGCCGAAGATTGCGTCGAGCTCGCCCATCACGAGGGCCAGATCCTGATACGCGAGAGTGACGCCCCGGACAAGGTCATCACCGCCATACCGGCCCGACTCCAAGCCCTGCTCGGGGCCTTGAAGGCCGAGCGGTAG
- a CDS encoding helix-turn-helix transcriptional regulator: MPPRSKPTARQARLGAELRKLREVAGMPAREVGAFLGGNQAQISHIEAGRWGVSADRVRRLATLYSASDEKLVEALCAMAEERGKRWWEDYRGVLRPGFLDLAEMEQHATCLRSVQIVNVPGILQSEEYVRAIHSSYVPELPADELDARVEFRMKRRSIFECAAPTPFVALVHEAALRMRYGGRKVAKGQLEFLLEASEWPTVTLRVIPFTCEDFIEAAHSLLYAVGVVPQLDTVHLDSPVGGVPITDTAGLNRFGGMLDFAEGAALSEGESRQLIHHIAREL, from the coding sequence ATGCCGCCCAGGAGTAAACCCACCGCACGCCAGGCTCGGCTCGGCGCGGAATTGCGCAAGCTCCGGGAGGTGGCAGGCATGCCGGCCCGCGAGGTGGGGGCCTTCCTCGGCGGCAACCAGGCGCAGATCAGCCATATCGAGGCGGGACGTTGGGGCGTCAGCGCGGATCGTGTGAGGCGGTTGGCCACCTTGTACTCAGCCTCTGACGAGAAGTTGGTCGAGGCGTTGTGCGCCATGGCGGAGGAGCGGGGCAAAAGGTGGTGGGAGGACTACCGAGGTGTCCTGCGTCCTGGGTTTCTGGACCTCGCCGAGATGGAGCAACACGCCACCTGCTTGCGCAGTGTCCAGATCGTGAACGTGCCCGGAATCCTTCAGAGCGAGGAGTACGTACGGGCGATTCACAGTAGTTACGTTCCCGAACTCCCCGCTGACGAGTTGGATGCACGTGTGGAGTTCCGGATGAAGCGGAGGAGCATCTTCGAGTGTGCTGCGCCCACACCTTTCGTGGCCCTTGTGCACGAAGCAGCCCTGCGCATGCGGTACGGCGGACGCAAGGTGGCGAAGGGGCAACTGGAATTCCTGCTGGAAGCGTCCGAGTGGCCGACGGTGACATTGCGGGTCATCCCGTTCACCTGTGAGGACTTCATCGAGGCAGCCCACTCCCTGTTGTACGCGGTAGGAGTTGTGCCGCAGCTCGACACGGTTCATCTGGACAGCCCTGTGGGCGGCGTCCCCATCACCGACACTGCCGGTCTCAACAGGTTCGGTGGGATGCTTGACTTCGCCGAAGGCGCGGCACTGAGCGAAGGTGAGTCCCGGCAACTCATCCACCACATCGCACGAGAGCTGTGA
- a CDS encoding ATP-binding protein, with amino-acid sequence MPFAVLTEDRSHTYRLRAPNASSSPKVCRDTIALLLQTTGHPELAETARLLVSEAVTNVNLHTTASAVHLEAVVRHDRVLVSVHDDDPSAGRPHLRAADGQSENGRGLALLAGLAHDWGVTWTDGYHTTGKRVWFELRSNTGG; translated from the coding sequence ATGCCCTTCGCAGTACTCACCGAGGACCGCTCACACACCTACCGCCTCCGCGCCCCGAACGCTTCCTCCAGCCCAAAGGTCTGCCGAGACACGATCGCCCTCCTCCTCCAAACCACCGGCCACCCCGAACTCGCGGAAACGGCCCGCCTGCTGGTGTCCGAAGCCGTGACGAACGTCAACCTCCACACCACCGCATCCGCCGTCCATCTCGAAGCGGTGGTCCGCCACGACCGCGTACTCGTCTCCGTGCACGACGACGATCCGAGCGCCGGCCGTCCCCACCTGCGAGCCGCGGACGGTCAGTCCGAGAACGGCCGCGGTTTAGCACTCCTCGCCGGACTCGCCCACGACTGGGGAGTGACCTGGACCGACGGCTACCACACCACCGGCAAACGCGTCTGGTTCGAACTGCGAAGCAACACCGGCGGCTAA
- a CDS encoding N-acetyltransferase, whose protein sequence is MIIEPLALTPDHDLPGPLLTELTALYASNHEFYALSGDFPDPHDIRPDQVATALADELANPDVDVLLARGAGRLVAVAITLTHHPDPADPDPWIGLLLVDAEQQGKGYGRRLATHIEERFRGAGRDAVRLAALDNNPQALAFWTTIGYEIIGHRKDRQLGRPCAVLRKILR, encoded by the coding sequence GTGATCATCGAACCCCTAGCCCTCACACCCGACCACGACCTCCCGGGCCCCCTCCTCACCGAACTCACCGCGCTGTACGCGTCGAACCACGAGTTCTACGCCCTGAGCGGCGACTTCCCGGACCCCCACGACATCCGCCCGGACCAAGTGGCGACGGCACTGGCCGACGAGCTGGCCAACCCGGACGTGGACGTCTTACTGGCGCGCGGTGCCGGGCGCCTCGTCGCCGTCGCGATCACCCTCACGCACCACCCCGACCCGGCCGACCCGGACCCGTGGATCGGCCTGCTGCTGGTGGACGCGGAACAGCAGGGCAAGGGGTACGGCCGGCGGCTGGCGACCCACATCGAGGAACGCTTCCGCGGTGCGGGCCGGGACGCGGTACGCCTCGCCGCCCTCGACAACAACCCCCAGGCCCTCGCCTTCTGGACGACCATCGGCTACGAGATCATCGGCCACCGCAAGGACCGCCAACTGGGCCGCCCCTGCGCGGTATTGCGCAAGATCCTCCGATAG
- a CDS encoding M1 family metallopeptidase has translation MPRSVPVARAVAVLLVLALAACDGEVRRGVAGAAGVRDPYFPKAGNGGYDVTHYGLTVGYDPEARRLSGEAEITARAERDLSAFNLDLKGMDVESVEVAGEAARFSRGGGQEGQELTVRPRDDLDEGAVFTAVVRYSGSPETITDPDGSEEGWLRTADGALGLGEPTGSMAWFPGNHHPSDKATYDITVTVPEGLRAVSNGELRSEVTKRGRTSFAWHVGEPMASYVATVAVGEYEVRRSKGEGVPPVYTAVDPSQVKESRSVLARIPEVMKWAELNFGPYPFSSVGAIVEREDDAGYALETQNRPVFPGAPSVELLVHELAHQWYGNSVTPKTWRDMWLNEGFATYAEWLWAEDHGGDSAQDVFDALYRDAYYDTREASDAVWAFPPAKPPSAARISDSPVYQRGGMVLHKIRQSVGDDTFYDIVQGWAAAHRHGNADTADFTAYVEKKAPGVDFSGIWKDWLYGDGKPDRP, from the coding sequence GTGCCCCGATCTGTGCCGGTTGCCCGCGCTGTCGCCGTGCTCCTCGTGCTCGCTCTCGCCGCTTGTGACGGCGAGGTACGGCGGGGTGTGGCGGGTGCCGCTGGTGTGCGGGATCCGTACTTTCCGAAGGCGGGGAACGGGGGATACGACGTTACGCACTATGGGCTGACGGTTGGTTATGACCCCGAAGCGCGTCGGCTGTCGGGGGAGGCGGAGATCACGGCGCGGGCGGAGCGGGATCTGAGTGCGTTCAATCTCGATCTCAAGGGGATGGACGTCGAGTCGGTGGAGGTGGCGGGGGAGGCCGCGCGATTCAGTCGCGGTGGGGGGCAGGAGGGGCAGGAACTGACCGTCCGGCCTCGTGACGATCTTGATGAGGGTGCTGTGTTCACCGCGGTGGTTCGCTACTCCGGGTCCCCGGAGACGATCACCGATCCGGACGGTTCGGAGGAGGGCTGGCTGCGGACCGCGGACGGGGCTCTCGGGCTGGGCGAGCCGACCGGGTCGATGGCCTGGTTCCCCGGGAACCACCACCCGAGCGACAAGGCGACGTACGACATCACGGTCACCGTGCCCGAGGGGCTGAGGGCCGTGTCGAACGGGGAGTTGCGGAGTGAAGTGACGAAGCGGGGGCGGACTTCGTTCGCCTGGCATGTGGGGGAGCCGATGGCGTCGTACGTGGCGACGGTCGCGGTGGGGGAGTACGAGGTGCGTCGGTCGAAGGGCGAGGGTGTGCCGCCGGTGTACACGGCCGTCGATCCGAGTCAGGTGAAGGAGAGCCGCTCGGTGCTCGCTCGCATTCCCGAGGTGATGAAGTGGGCCGAGTTGAATTTCGGGCCGTATCCGTTCTCGTCGGTGGGGGCGATCGTCGAGCGGGAGGACGATGCGGGGTATGCGCTGGAGACGCAGAACCGGCCCGTCTTTCCGGGTGCCCCGAGTGTCGAGCTGTTGGTCCATGAACTGGCCCACCAGTGGTACGGGAACTCCGTCACCCCTAAGACGTGGCGGGACATGTGGCTGAACGAGGGCTTCGCGACGTACGCCGAGTGGCTGTGGGCGGAGGACCACGGCGGTGACTCGGCCCAGGACGTCTTCGACGCCCTCTACAGGGACGCCTACTACGACACCAGGGAAGCCAGTGACGCCGTCTGGGCCTTTCCGCCCGCGAAGCCGCCGAGTGCGGCTCGTATCTCCGACAGTCCCGTGTACCAGCGGGGCGGGATGGTGCTGCACAAGATCCGCCAGTCGGTCGGCGATGACACCTTCTACGACATCGTTCAGGGCTGGGCCGCCGCTCATCGGCACGGCAACGCGGACACGGCCGACTTCACGGCATACGTGGAGAAGAAGGCGCCGGGCGTGGACTTCTCGGGGATCTGGAAGGACTGGCTGTACGGGGACGGAAAGCCGGACAGGCCCTGA
- a CDS encoding pentapeptide repeat-containing protein: MARKVVKAGVRAGAGAAVKGARRPEVRLPPLESYGGGGLEPDGDYDGLRFSDVDFGGQDGGGARFMDCALTGCAVDETRLHGARVLDSVLSGIRGVGTDLGSSTFRDVEVVDARLGGVQLHGAVLERVVVRGGKIDYLNLREARLRDVVFEGCVLVEPDFGGARLERVEFVDCVLKGADFSGVSLVDVDLRRAAEVGFTRGVDRLAGAVISPAQLVDLAGVFAAELGVRVVGVDV; the protein is encoded by the coding sequence ATGGCGAGGAAAGTGGTGAAGGCGGGCGTGCGGGCAGGGGCGGGGGCGGCGGTCAAGGGGGCTCGGCGGCCTGAGGTGCGGTTGCCGCCGCTTGAGTCGTATGGGGGTGGGGGGCTGGAGCCGGACGGGGACTATGACGGGCTGCGGTTCAGTGATGTGGACTTCGGGGGGCAGGACGGTGGGGGTGCGCGGTTCATGGACTGTGCGCTGACGGGGTGTGCGGTGGATGAGACGCGGCTGCATGGGGCGCGGGTGCTGGACTCCGTGCTGAGCGGGATTCGGGGGGTGGGTACGGATCTTGGATCTTCGACCTTTCGGGACGTGGAGGTTGTTGATGCTCGGCTGGGTGGGGTTCAGTTGCACGGGGCTGTGCTGGAGCGGGTGGTGGTGCGTGGGGGGAAGATCGACTACCTGAATCTGCGGGAGGCTCGGCTTCGGGATGTCGTGTTCGAGGGGTGTGTGCTCGTGGAGCCGGACTTCGGGGGTGCTCGGCTGGAGCGGGTTGAGTTTGTGGACTGTGTGCTGAAGGGGGCGGACTTCAGCGGGGTGTCGCTGGTGGATGTCGATCTGCGGCGGGCGGCTGAGGTGGGGTTCACGCGGGGGGTTGATCGGCTGGCGGGGGCCGTGATCAGTCCGGCTCAGTTGGTGGATCTGGCGGGGGTGTTCGCGGCGGAGCTGGGGGTTCGGGTGGTGGGGGTGGACGTGTGA
- a CDS encoding FAD-dependent oxidoreductase: MHRITIIGGGFAGLIAAITAAEAGAKVTVYEAHHTLGGRARTAEGPYRTNEGPHALYKGGPHWTWLRQRDLIGELAPLPPLEAARLRLRHKGALRRTPPFAMLKLLRRTAEQAPVDQDFKTWATNIAGEEGATAAAHYSAVALFHHDPGTLSAAFVQERLRRATKLPPEAHYPRGGWARVIDRMAARAWNLGVRVETLTRVYALPNLPSSIPSGAPADLPSSLPTDRGPVIVATSLDAARTLLRDSSLTWTSGRTALLDLALRTRRGDAFAVSDLDAPGWIERFTAQDRTLAPAGEQLLQGQIPIAPHESRADGITRAEELLDLAFPAWRDRVTYRREALANGRTGAVDLPGTSWRDRPRIDRGDGVYLAGDQVAAPGVLSEVSFNSALEAVSLALGTRTRQSVDLKHA; this comes from the coding sequence ATGCACCGCATCACCATCATCGGCGGCGGCTTCGCCGGCCTCATCGCGGCCATCACCGCCGCGGAGGCAGGCGCCAAGGTCACCGTGTACGAAGCCCACCACACCCTCGGCGGCCGAGCCCGCACCGCCGAAGGCCCCTACCGCACGAACGAGGGCCCCCACGCCCTCTACAAGGGCGGCCCCCACTGGACCTGGCTCAGGCAGCGCGACCTGATCGGCGAACTCGCCCCACTGCCACCCCTCGAAGCCGCCCGACTCCGCCTCCGCCACAAGGGCGCCCTCCGCCGCACCCCACCGTTCGCGATGCTCAAACTCCTCCGCCGTACGGCCGAACAGGCCCCCGTGGACCAGGATTTCAAGACCTGGGCCACGAACATCGCAGGCGAGGAAGGCGCGACCGCGGCAGCCCACTACTCCGCGGTCGCCCTGTTCCACCACGACCCGGGCACCCTCTCCGCCGCTTTCGTACAGGAACGCCTGCGCCGCGCGACGAAACTGCCCCCCGAGGCGCACTACCCGCGCGGCGGCTGGGCGAGGGTGATCGACAGGATGGCGGCCCGCGCCTGGAACCTGGGCGTACGCGTAGAAACCCTCACCCGCGTCTACGCACTCCCCAACCTCCCCTCCAGCATCCCCTCCGGCGCCCCCGCCGACCTCCCCTCCAGCCTCCCCACCGACCGCGGCCCCGTCATCGTCGCCACCTCCCTCGACGCGGCCCGCACCCTCCTCAGAGACAGCTCCCTGACCTGGACGAGCGGCCGCACGGCCCTGCTCGACCTGGCGCTCCGCACACGCAGGGGCGACGCGTTCGCCGTCTCCGACCTGGACGCGCCGGGCTGGATCGAACGGTTCACGGCCCAGGACCGCACACTCGCCCCGGCCGGCGAACAACTCCTCCAGGGCCAGATCCCGATCGCACCGCACGAGTCGCGCGCGGACGGCATCACCCGTGCCGAGGAACTCCTCGACCTGGCCTTCCCGGCCTGGCGGGACCGCGTGACGTACCGCCGCGAGGCGCTCGCCAACGGCCGGACCGGCGCGGTGGACCTCCCCGGGACGAGCTGGCGCGACCGCCCGCGCATCGACCGGGGCGACGGCGTGTATCTGGCGGGCGACCAGGTCGCGGCACCGGGCGTGCTCTCCGAGGTGTCGTTCAACAGCGCGCTGGAAGCGGTGTCGCTGGCACTGGGCACGCGAACCAGGCAGAGCGTCGACCTGAAGCACGCGTGA
- a CDS encoding GNAT family N-acetyltransferase, with the protein MIRMATPADVPVIHSMVRELAEYEKALEEARATEEQLREALFGARPAAFAHIAESAEGEPVGFALWFLNFSTWRGVHGIYLEDLYVRPQARGGGHGKALLGELARICVERGYERLEWSVLDWNKPSIDFYEALGARPQDEWTVYRLTDDALRDLGGLGGLGGLGDRVGSVG; encoded by the coding sequence ATGATTCGTATGGCTACTCCCGCAGATGTGCCCGTGATCCACTCCATGGTTCGTGAACTGGCCGAGTACGAGAAAGCGTTGGAGGAGGCCAGGGCCACCGAGGAGCAGCTGCGCGAGGCGCTCTTCGGGGCACGGCCGGCGGCGTTCGCGCACATCGCGGAGTCGGCGGAGGGTGAGCCGGTCGGGTTCGCGCTGTGGTTCCTCAACTTCTCGACGTGGCGCGGGGTGCACGGGATCTACCTGGAGGACCTGTACGTACGGCCGCAGGCGCGCGGTGGCGGCCACGGGAAGGCGCTGCTCGGGGAGCTGGCCCGGATCTGCGTGGAGCGGGGGTACGAGCGGCTGGAGTGGTCCGTGCTCGACTGGAACAAGCCGTCGATCGACTTCTACGAGGCGTTGGGGGCTCGGCCGCAGGATGAGTGGACGGTGTATCGGCTCACGGATGATGCGTTGAGGGACCTGGGCGGCCTGGGCGGCCTGGGCGGTCTGGGGGATCGCGTGGGCTCGGTCGGCTAG
- a CDS encoding aminoglycoside phosphotransferase family protein produces MVRYARLLKRGEEFLERWGLRQDGAPMSGRVSVVLPVVCGDGTRAALKLQDVDEETVGEGLALRTWGGDGVVRLLAEDAETGTLLLERLDEARPLAVVEDVIEATRILAGLLARLTAVPAPEGLRRLDGVVVGMFERLPAVLKSLEEEGADEADRRLLKDCAAAVGEVAGEPGDRLLHWDLHFENVLAAEREPWLVIDPKPLGGDPGFELLPALWNRFEEGRLARRFDLLTGVVGLERERARAWTLGRVLQNSLWRVEEGGGDGEALDAEQMAIARWLLGR; encoded by the coding sequence ATGGTTCGGTACGCACGGCTGCTGAAGCGGGGCGAGGAGTTCCTGGAGCGGTGGGGGCTGCGGCAGGACGGGGCGCCCATGAGCGGGCGGGTCTCGGTTGTGCTCCCGGTGGTGTGCGGGGACGGGACGCGGGCCGCGCTGAAGCTCCAGGACGTCGACGAGGAGACCGTCGGCGAGGGGCTCGCGCTGCGGACCTGGGGCGGCGACGGGGTCGTACGGCTGCTGGCCGAGGACGCGGAGACGGGCACGTTGCTGCTCGAACGGCTCGACGAGGCGCGGCCGTTGGCGGTCGTGGAGGATGTGATCGAGGCCACCCGGATCCTCGCCGGGTTGCTGGCGCGGCTGACGGCGGTGCCGGCGCCGGAGGGGTTGCGGCGGCTGGACGGGGTCGTCGTGGGCATGTTCGAGCGGCTGCCGGCTGTCCTCAAGTCGCTTGAGGAGGAGGGCGCCGACGAGGCGGACCGGCGGCTGCTGAAGGACTGCGCCGCCGCGGTGGGGGAGGTCGCGGGGGAGCCGGGGGACCGGCTGCTCCACTGGGACCTGCACTTCGAGAACGTCCTCGCGGCCGAGCGCGAACCGTGGCTGGTCATCGATCCGAAGCCGCTCGGGGGAGACCCGGGGTTCGAGCTGCTGCCGGCGCTGTGGAACCGGTTCGAGGAGGGGCGGTTGGCGCGGCGCTTCGATCTGCTGACGGGGGTTGTGGGGTTGGAGCGCGAGCGGGCGCGGGCCTGGACGCTCGGGCGGGTGTTGCAGAACTCCTTGTGGCGGGTGGAGGAGGGGGGTGGGGACGGGGAGGCGCTGGATGCCGAGCAGATGGCCATTGCTCGGTGGCTGCTTGGGCGTTGA